CGCGGCATTCAACCGCTGACCCGTTTGCTCGCCGTTCGAGCAGTCATGTTCCACGTGCCCATGAAGCAACACCCCCGCACGCAGGAGCGTGCGGGGGCGGTGCCAAGGGGTATGGCGATTCAGGAACAGTTACGGGCAGCCCGCATCAAACTCGTTCTGGAAGGCCAGGAAGTCGAACAGCGTCAGCACGCCGTCGCCGTCGAAGTCGGCACGCAAGTCGCCGCTGTCGAAGGCGTTCTGGAAGGCCAGGAAGTCGAAGATGGTGAGCTGGCCGTCGCCATCGAAATCGGCCCGGCACAGCGTCTCGAAGCAGATGTTGTCGATGCTAAACAGCCACGTGGGCGAGGACGAATCGATCTCGATCCGCGTCACGCCGTTGAGGTTGTCGAACTGGATGTCACGCCGCCACGCGCCGCCGTTCTCGAGCAGCCCCTCGGTCCGCACCAGGGCGGCCCCGCGATAGAAGCGGATGGGGAACTCGAACCCGGTGCTGGGCGATCCGCCGCTGTGGAAGTCCAGCTCGATCGAGTCGATGGCCGGCGAGAACCGCATCTCGAGGGTTTCGTTGCGATCGCCCTGATCGCCGCCGTCGGTCGCGTTCACCAGCGACTTGGTGCCGAAGTAGCTGAGATAGTCCGACACCGAGGCGGGGGCGCCCGAGCCGACGCTGAACCGCACGCCCGTGTACTGGGTGCTGATGCGGTCGCCCGCATCGCGGTCCTCGAACTGGATGCAGCCGGGGTTGCACAGCCAGACGATCTGGGCCTCGATGAGGTCGGCAACTTCGCTGGCGGTCATCGACTCGTACTCGAAGCCGTTGAGCAGCGTGCGCTGGCCGCGGCCGCCGATGACCGTGGCCCCGCGACCCACGACGCTGTTGAATCGCGACACCACCTGGGCGCCCGCGGCGGCGGTCAGGTCATCGCCGTTGTCGTTCCATTCATCGCCGGCGACGGTCACCGGGCTGGTCGCCACGCTCCACGAGGCGTGGCCGCTGCTGTTGTAGACGGGCTTGGGCGCGAAGAAGTCCACCGTGCTGGCCACGTCGAAGGTCGACTGCAGCGAGGGCGAAGCATCCAGGTTCCAGTACGAGAAGTGCACCTTGGCGCCACGCGAAACGGCGCTGGCGATGGCCGTCTCGAAGCTTCCCGCAAACCCGTTGGCCGGCTCGTGGATCACGATGCAGCCGTAGTTGCCGCTGCGGACCGCGTCCTCGAGTTCGGCCTTATCGGCCACGATGAGGCGGTACCGCCCCTCGCCGAAGGCGGCATCGGCCGCATCGAGCTCCCACCGGGCGCCGGCGCGGGCCTCGGTGAAGACCAGATTGCCGCTGTCGTAGCCCAGCAGGTGGGCGATCTGGTTGCGCACGCCGTTGCGGGTGCGCGTCAGGCTGGTCATGGACGCGTAGTCCCACGCGTTGTAGATTGTCTTGCCACCCACCGACGTGGCGATCGTCCCACCGGCGCTGTTCAGGCCCGCGCGATAACCGCTGGCCAGCGTCAGGTCGTCGCCGTTGTCAAAGTAGTACGGGTCGGCGGCATCGGCGGTGAGGTTGCCCACGCCACCCCACGACGCGTCGCCGATGTCGATCTTGTTCTTGGGCGCGAAGTAGTCGACGGCGGCCGTGAAGCCGAAGATGTCGCCCGTCAGCAGGTCGTCGCCGTTCCAGTACGACACGTGCAGGCGACCGCCGTCGTTCACCCAGTTGCGCATCGCCGTGATGGTGTCGGCATCGAAGGTGCTCAGCGGGTTGTTGACCACGACCACGTCCCAGCCGCCCGCGGCGAGTTGGGTACGGAAACCCGCCTGGTCGTTGCCGTCGATCAGCGTCACGGCCAGGCCCAGGGCCGTGCAGGCATCCTCGGCGATGTCGGTCTGGGCCGCGCCGGCCGACTCGTTCTCCCACACCAGGGCCGACTGCGCACAGGCCAGGCCCGTCACCGCGAGAAGGGACGCGGCGGCGGACACCATGCGAATATGCGAATGACTCATCGGTTGCTTCTCCCTCGTTCTTCCACGCGGCGAGCCGACCTCCGGCCCCGCCGCGCGGCTTGGACGAGTCATGAGCGCAATCCGACGCCCCCACTCACGCAGTTTTTCACAACGGGTGTTTGTCCTATTCGTAATGTCTGACAAGCCCGAACCGGCAAAGCAGAGGCCTACTGGCCACCCGACATGACCTTGAAGTTCGCTTCGTCCATGAACTCGATGAGTTGGACGCGTTCGCGGGGAATCCAGATCTCCTTGCCCTCGCGGATCTCACTG
This window of the Phycisphaerales bacterium genome carries:
- a CDS encoding GC-type dockerin domain-anchored protein, which codes for MSHSHIRMVSAAASLLAVTGLACAQSALVWENESAGAAQTDIAEDACTALGLAVTLIDGNDQAGFRTQLAAGGWDVVVVNNPLSTFDADTITAMRNWVNDGGRLHVSYWNGDDLLTGDIFGFTAAVDYFAPKNKIDIGDASWGGVGNLTADAADPYYFDNGDDLTLASGYRAGLNSAGGTIATSVGGKTIYNAWDYASMTSLTRTRNGVRNQIAHLLGYDSGNLVFTEARAGARWELDAADAAFGEGRYRLIVADKAELEDAVRSGNYGCIVIHEPANGFAGSFETAIASAVSRGAKVHFSYWNLDASPSLQSTFDVASTVDFFAPKPVYNSSGHASWSVATSPVTVAGDEWNDNGDDLTAAAGAQVVSRFNSVVGRGATVIGGRGQRTLLNGFEYESMTASEVADLIEAQIVWLCNPGCIQFEDRDAGDRISTQYTGVRFSVGSGAPASVSDYLSYFGTKSLVNATDGGDQGDRNETLEMRFSPAIDSIELDFHSGGSPSTGFEFPIRFYRGAALVRTEGLLENGGAWRRDIQFDNLNGVTRIEIDSSSPTWLFSIDNICFETLCRADFDGDGQLTIFDFLAFQNAFDSGDLRADFDGDGVLTLFDFLAFQNEFDAGCP